The bacterium genome contains a region encoding:
- a CDS encoding ABC transporter ATP-binding protein, producing MIDVVNINKTYILGEDTVYAVDGASLKIKKGEYVSILGASGSGKSTIMHIIGLLDRPTTGTVLINGKDISKMSDDQISVLRNSYVGFVFQQFNLINKLTVLENVALPAIYSKKKLDFDPYKKASDLLVKFGMGERLNFYPNKISGGQQQRTAIARSLIMSPDLILADEPTGNLDSKTGDEILDILEDLNKKTGVTVVIVTHEKSVADRTRRKIYVKDGKVVKKY from the coding sequence ATGATTGATGTTGTAAACATTAATAAGACTTATATTTTAGGAGAGGATACTGTCTATGCAGTTGACGGTGCAAGTTTAAAAATAAAAAAAGGTGAGTATGTGAGTATCCTGGGTGCTTCAGGTTCTGGTAAGTCTACAATTATGCATATCATTGGGTTACTAGACAGACCGACAACGGGTACTGTTTTGATAAATGGAAAAGATATTTCAAAAATGTCAGATGACCAAATTTCTGTTCTCCGGAATTCATATGTCGGGTTTGTTTTTCAACAGTTTAATTTAATAAATAAGTTGACCGTTTTAGAAAATGTTGCCTTGCCTGCAATTTATTCAAAGAAAAAGTTGGATTTTGATCCATATAAAAAAGCTTCAGACTTGTTAGTAAAGTTTGGAATGGGTGAAAGGCTAAATTTTTACCCCAATAAAATATCTGGTGGTCAGCAACAGAGAACAGCTATTGCAAGATCTCTAATTATGAGTCCTGACTTGATATTGGCAGATGAGCCAACTGGCAATTTAGATAGTAAAACTGGAGATGAGATTCTTGATATCTTGGAAGACTTAAATAAAAAGACTGGGGTCACAGTTGTTATAGTTACCCATGAGAAGTCAGTCGCGGACAGAACAAGAAGAAAAATATATGTTAAAGATGGGAAAGTGGTTAAGAAATATTAA
- the recA gene encoding recombinase RecA, which produces MAKKKQDTVVAPTKQEGSAQKLQAIKIAMEQIDKQYGKGSIMRLGGNAEKMAQIEVIPTGSIALDLALGVGGLPRGRIVEIYGPEASGKTTLALSVVAQAQKTGGQCAFVDAEHALDPVRAETIGVNLDDLLLSQPDTGEQALEITETLVRSGALDVIVVDSVAALVPRAELEGQMGDAVMGLQARLMSQALRKLTGAISKSKTVLIFTNQLRQKIGVMFGNPETTTGGMALKFYSSVRLDIRRVESIKGEADMVIGTRVRVRVVKNKVAPPLRVAEFDIMNDEGISKSGNLLDVAVDLGIITKSGSFFNYDGKVVAQGREGVKVHFKENEKFADEIEKKIRNVMTSGKKLPTEIGEENKED; this is translated from the coding sequence ATGGCAAAAAAGAAACAAGACACAGTAGTAGCTCCAACAAAACAAGAAGGTTCAGCTCAAAAACTCCAAGCAATTAAAATCGCTATGGAACAAATCGACAAACAATATGGTAAAGGTTCAATTATGAGGCTTGGTGGAAATGCAGAAAAAATGGCCCAGATTGAAGTTATTCCAACTGGTTCTATTGCTCTTGATCTAGCCCTTGGAGTTGGTGGACTTCCACGCGGCAGGATTGTTGAAATTTATGGTCCTGAGGCATCTGGAAAAACTACCTTGGCACTGTCTGTTGTTGCTCAAGCTCAAAAAACTGGTGGTCAGTGTGCATTTGTTGATGCGGAGCATGCTCTTGACCCAGTAAGAGCTGAAACAATTGGTGTAAATCTTGATGATTTATTACTTTCTCAACCAGACACTGGTGAGCAGGCATTAGAAATAACAGAAACATTAGTAAGAAGTGGAGCACTTGATGTCATAGTTGTTGACTCAGTTGCAGCCCTAGTTCCAAGAGCAGAGCTTGAAGGCCAGATGGGAGATGCAGTAATGGGTTTACAAGCTCGTTTGATGAGCCAAGCGTTAAGAAAATTAACTGGAGCAATTAGTAAAAGTAAAACAGTTTTAATATTTACAAACCAGTTAAGACAAAAAATTGGTGTGATGTTTGGTAATCCTGAAACCACAACGGGGGGTATGGCCTTAAAGTTTTATTCTTCGGTTAGACTAGACATCAGAAGGGTTGAATCAATTAAAGGTGAGGCAGACATGGTTATTGGTACAAGGGTAAGAGTTAGGGTTGTTAAAAATAAAGTAGCTCCACCACTTCGAGTAGCTGAATTTGATATTATGAATGATGAGGGAATTAGTAAGTCTGGCAATTTATTAGATGTGGCAGTTGACTTGGGGATCATAACTAAATCTGGATCATTTTTCAATTATGACGGAAAAGTAGTTGCCCAAGGTAGAGAGGGTGTTAAAGTTCACTTTAAAGAAAATGAAAAATTTGCAGATGAAATAGAGAAAAAGATTAGAAATGTCATGACTTCTGGTAAAAAATTACCTACAGAAATAGGTGAAGAGAATAAAGAGGATTAA
- a CDS encoding cupin domain-containing protein: MFSKINLNNIQIEETSHNSGSRKMIVSKDQTTSKYFEAMTYGYLPAGVKWEMHDHNNIVEICVVTKGNGIIKDIDGKIEEYKVGDRFIFPSGIKHEIENNSDTESEFYFVRFQDQ; the protein is encoded by the coding sequence ATGTTTTCAAAGATTAACTTAAACAACATTCAAATTGAAGAGACATCACATAATTCTGGTTCTAGAAAAATGATTGTTTCTAAAGATCAAACAACTTCGAAATATTTTGAAGCTATGACTTACGGTTACTTACCCGCAGGGGTTAAATGGGAAATGCATGACCACAATAACATTGTTGAGATTTGTGTAGTCACAAAAGGTAATGGAATAATCAAAGATATAGACGGAAAAATAGAAGAGTATAAAGTTGGAGACAGATTTATATTTCCTTCTGGTATAAAGCATGAAATTGAAAATAATTCTGATACCGAATCCGAATTTTATTTCGTAAGATTTCAAGATCAATAA
- a CDS encoding efflux RND transporter periplasmic adaptor subunit: MVRTFLQKRWKIIIVAVLILTGILFFGLRSKNADIKTSTIQRGNLSEELILSGEINATNYAKLLFETSGKIVYVGVEEGESVKRGRLISKLDTTVLNSSYQIALSNLRIYSATAENVLDQVKGHNDDETYAQKDQRTTAEANKDKAYEAVISAKRNLDGASLYAPFDGTITFLAHPFTGVYTNIGTVEAEIIDPKTIYFGVLADQTEVTKLTVGQKVRIVLDAFEDKEYQGSVRNISFTPKIGEAGSVYLIKVNFETDEYLNFKIAMSGDAKFTVSEKENILYVPFNYVKQDKQGKYLKVNRKGEKVYIETGIESEDNIEVIGDIIEGQTIYD, encoded by the coding sequence ATGGTAAGAACATTCCTGCAAAAAAGATGGAAAATAATAATTGTTGCAGTATTAATACTAACTGGAATACTGTTTTTTGGTTTAAGAAGTAAAAATGCCGACATTAAGACCTCAACTATTCAAAGAGGGAATTTAAGCGAGGAATTAATTCTTTCAGGTGAGATTAATGCCACTAATTATGCAAAGCTACTATTTGAGACATCAGGAAAAATTGTTTATGTCGGGGTAGAGGAAGGAGAGTCTGTAAAACGAGGGAGGTTGATAAGTAAACTTGACACAACCGTCTTAAATTCAAGTTATCAAATCGCCTTATCTAATTTGAGAATATATTCAGCTACTGCAGAGAATGTACTTGATCAGGTCAAGGGTCATAATGATGACGAAACCTATGCACAGAAAGATCAAAGGACGACTGCCGAAGCTAATAAAGATAAAGCCTATGAAGCGGTAATTTCAGCAAAAAGAAACTTAGATGGGGCCAGTCTATATGCACCGTTTGATGGAACTATCACATTTTTAGCCCACCCCTTCACCGGCGTTTATACAAACATAGGTACTGTAGAGGCAGAAATAATAGATCCCAAAACTATTTATTTTGGAGTTTTGGCTGATCAAACCGAAGTTACAAAATTAACTGTCGGCCAAAAAGTAAGGATTGTTCTAGACGCCTTTGAAGACAAAGAGTACCAGGGTAGTGTAAGAAATATTTCATTTACACCAAAAATCGGAGAAGCGGGGTCAGTTTATTTGATTAAAGTAAACTTTGAGACAGACGAATATCTTAACTTTAAAATTGCCATGTCTGGGGATGCAAAATTTACAGTGTCTGAAAAGGAAAATATATTATATGTTCCATTTAACTATGTTAAACAGGATAAACAGGGTAAGTACCTAAAAGTTAACAGAAAAGGTGAGAAAGTTTATATTGAAACAGGCATAGAATCTGAAGATAATATAGAAGTTATTGGAGACATCATCGAGGGTCAAACAATATATGATTGA
- the rplQ gene encoding 50S ribosomal protein L17: MNKRVFGRKLSRERSSRELLFVGLVCDLVLNGKIKTTKAKAKSIIGLIDRLVVLAKKDTLASKRQVLKRLKGNKEVSTKLWTEVSQAFKDRPSGFTRIIPLTQRKGDMAEMVRLEWVETIVKAVKKEEKSKKTVSKVKKSIKK; encoded by the coding sequence ATGAACAAACGAGTTTTTGGAAGAAAGCTTTCTCGCGAAAGATCTTCTAGAGAATTATTATTTGTGGGCTTGGTTTGTGATTTGGTTCTAAATGGAAAAATCAAGACAACCAAAGCCAAAGCAAAATCTATAATCGGTCTTATTGACCGACTTGTTGTTCTGGCTAAAAAAGATACCTTGGCTTCAAAAAGACAGGTTCTAAAGAGACTAAAAGGAAACAAAGAAGTTTCTACAAAACTGTGGACAGAGGTGTCGCAAGCTTTTAAAGACAGACCGAGCGGTTTTACAAGAATTATACCCCTAACACAGAGGAAGGGCGACATGGCCGAAATGGTCAGATTAGAGTGGGTTGAAACAATAGTCAAAGCAGTGAAAAAAGAGGAAAAATCCAAGAAAACCGTTAGTAAAGTCAAAAAGTCTATAAAAAAGTAA
- the rpsK gene encoding 30S ribosomal protein S11: MANKKNKVIKDQGLAKIYISASFNNTLVNICDTQGGTIAWCSSGASGFKGTRKSTPFAATTALETAIKKAKDKGVEEVEVYVKGPGPGRDAALRAIKASGVKLSLIADVTPIPHNGPRPKKKRRV, from the coding sequence ATGGCAAATAAAAAAAATAAAGTAATTAAAGATCAAGGACTTGCAAAAATTTATATTTCTGCATCCTTTAACAATACTTTAGTTAATATTTGTGATACTCAGGGTGGTACTATTGCTTGGTGTTCTTCTGGAGCATCTGGTTTTAAAGGGACAAGAAAGTCAACCCCATTTGCTGCAACCACAGCACTAGAAACAGCAATCAAGAAAGCTAAGGATAAAGGAGTTGAGGAGGTTGAGGTCTATGTCAAAGGTCCAGGACCAGGACGGGACGCTGCGCTACGAGCCATTAAGGCCTCAGGTGTTAAGTTGTCTTTAATTGCTGATGTTACACCAATACCACACAATGGACCTAGACCAAAAAAGAAGAGGAGAGTGTAG
- the rpsI gene encoding 30S ribosomal protein S9 — MAKAKTNYTYAIGRRKRSSARIRLYKGSGINLINGKKISEIYQGKVPEIVISKPFKLTDTEGKYFFTARVVGGGKEGQLEAIVHGISRALVGVNSEKFRSVLKDNNLLTRDPRARLRRMVGTGGKARRKKQSPKR; from the coding sequence ATGGCAAAAGCAAAAACAAACTACACTTATGCGATTGGAAGAAGAAAAAGATCTTCGGCTAGAATTAGGCTATATAAGGGTAGTGGTATCAACTTAATTAATGGAAAGAAGATCTCTGAAATCTATCAGGGTAAGGTTCCAGAAATTGTAATCAGTAAGCCTTTTAAATTAACAGACACCGAAGGTAAATACTTTTTTACTGCAAGGGTTGTTGGTGGTGGTAAAGAGGGACAACTGGAGGCAATTGTACACGGTATTTCAAGGGCTTTAGTTGGTGTTAATTCTGAAAAGTTTAGGTCAGTTTTAAAAGATAACAACCTTTTGACTCGTGATCCAAGAGCAAGACTTAGAAGAATGGTAGGAACAGGCGGAAAAGCAAGAAGAAAGAAGCAGTCACCAAAGCGTTAG
- the rpsD gene encoding 30S ribosomal protein S4 → MAKYNGPKDRLSRREGIDLFGKGAKLTRLLITPGVHGPKGQMRNQSQYGKQLREKQKVKRIYGILEKQFRIYVEKALKSKGNTGEALLILLEKRLDNVVYKLGFAESRPMARQLVSHRHILVNGKKLNIASYQVQVGDVISLTSKIAENQNLKKLIDQEEYETPSWLTRKAYVGNVKSEPKREDITEQVSEQDIVEFYSR, encoded by the coding sequence ATGGCAAAATATAACGGACCAAAAGACAGATTATCAAGAAGAGAAGGGATAGACCTTTTTGGTAAGGGTGCAAAATTGACAAGACTCCTTATAACTCCAGGTGTTCACGGGCCAAAAGGTCAAATGAGAAATCAATCACAATATGGAAAGCAACTTCGTGAAAAACAAAAGGTCAAAAGGATCTATGGAATTTTAGAGAAACAATTCAGAATATATGTCGAAAAAGCCTTAAAATCAAAAGGAAATACTGGTGAGGCTCTCTTGATACTTTTAGAAAAAAGGTTGGATAATGTTGTCTATAAATTGGGATTTGCCGAAAGCAGACCAATGGCAAGACAGTTGGTTTCTCACAGACATATTTTAGTGAATGGAAAAAAGTTAAACATTGCATCATACCAAGTTCAGGTTGGTGACGTGATTAGTTTGACTTCAAAAATTGCAGAGAACCAAAATCTTAAAAAGTTAATTGATCAGGAGGAGTATGAAACACCAAGCTGGTTAACCAGAAAAGCTTATGTGGGCAATGTTAAATCTGAACCTAAAAGAGAAGATATAACAGAGCAAGTTTCAGAACAAGATATCGTTGAGTTCTACTCACGATAA
- the map gene encoding type I methionyl aminopeptidase — protein MNKIDIKTPEELKIMEEGGKKLHSIKLDLVKKVKAGVSAGEIDKTAEDLIIKSGAKPSFKMVSGYKWSTCVNVNEGVVHGIPHKNLIFKEGDLVSIDLGLYYKGFHTDTSVSLAINPSKEVEKFLNSGKEAFKNAVSAIVPNNSYIYDISSAMEKSLKKYGYSPILDLTGHGIGRNLHEHPHIPCFTEGLRVETEKIVPGMALAVEVMYVMGKPNLIKENDWWTIATQDGKIAGLFEDTIIVTEKGFKIVT, from the coding sequence ATGAATAAAATAGACATCAAAACTCCAGAAGAGCTAAAAATTATGGAAGAGGGAGGTAAAAAACTTCATTCGATTAAACTAGATTTGGTTAAAAAAGTAAAAGCCGGAGTGTCTGCTGGCGAAATTGATAAGACAGCGGAAGACTTAATAATAAAGTCAGGGGCTAAGCCATCATTTAAAATGGTCTCTGGCTATAAATGGTCAACTTGTGTAAACGTTAATGAAGGCGTTGTACACGGCATACCCCACAAGAATTTGATTTTTAAAGAAGGAGATTTGGTAAGTATTGATTTAGGGTTATATTATAAGGGGTTTCATACTGATACTTCAGTCAGTCTAGCCATCAATCCCTCAAAGGAAGTAGAAAAATTCCTCAACTCTGGAAAGGAAGCCTTTAAAAATGCGGTTTCAGCCATAGTTCCAAATAATAGTTATATTTATGATATTTCATCTGCTATGGAAAAATCTTTAAAAAAATATGGCTATTCCCCAATACTAGACCTAACTGGCCACGGTATTGGTAGAAATCTTCACGAGCACCCCCATATTCCTTGTTTTACAGAAGGTTTAAGGGTAGAAACAGAAAAAATTGTACCTGGAATGGCCTTGGCTGTTGAGGTGATGTATGTAATGGGTAAACCAAACCTAATCAAAGAAAATGACTGGTGGACAATAGCCACCCAGGATGGTAAAATAGCAGGGCTTTTCGAAGATACTATAATCGTAACAGAGAAAGGATTTAAAATAGTCACATAG
- the rplM gene encoding 50S ribosomal protein L13, which yields MKTYQPKQKEVTRSWHLIDANGQVLGRLASKVAILLMGKHKAVYSTHMDSGDNVVVINAEKIKVTGKKAEQKVYRSHSGYPGGFKEVSFEKMSKEHPARIIEFAIAGMLPDNRLKSKRMVRLHITKGLKHKFESRFI from the coding sequence ATGAAAACATATCAACCAAAACAAAAAGAAGTTACTAGGAGTTGGCACTTGATTGATGCAAATGGGCAGGTATTGGGAAGACTGGCATCAAAAGTTGCAATTCTTTTAATGGGTAAACATAAGGCGGTATATTCAACACATATGGATTCTGGCGACAATGTGGTTGTGATTAATGCCGAGAAAATTAAAGTTACTGGTAAAAAAGCAGAACAAAAGGTATATAGAAGTCATTCAGGCTATCCAGGGGGTTTTAAAGAGGTTAGTTTTGAAAAAATGAGTAAAGAGCATCCGGCCAGAATTATTGAATTTGCAATAGCTGGAATGCTTCCTGACAATAGATTAAAATCAAAGAGGATGGTTAGACTACATATTACTAAGGGTTTAAAACACAAATTTGAAAGTAGATTTATCTAA
- the infA gene encoding translation initiation factor IF-1, producing MKTNSDTYILEGTVTELLPNTMFRVVTAEGKSLLTTLKGKMRKAYVRVFPGDKVKVEMTKYDQDRGRIVFKYGK from the coding sequence ATGAAAACAAATAGTGATACTTATATTTTAGAGGGAACAGTAACTGAACTTTTACCAAATACTATGTTTAGGGTAGTTACCGCTGAAGGAAAAAGTTTACTAACGACATTGAAAGGTAAAATGAGAAAGGCCTATGTTAGAGTTTTTCCTGGAGATAAAGTAAAAGTGGAGATGACAAAATATGATCAGGATAGAGGTAGAATAGTTTTTAAGTATGGTAAATAA
- the rpmJ gene encoding 50S ribosomal protein L36, with amino-acid sequence MKVLASIKPRCKDCKLIKRAGVLRLICKNPRHKARQG; translated from the coding sequence ATGAAAGTACTAGCGTCAATAAAACCAAGGTGTAAAGATTGTAAGCTTATAAAAAGGGCTGGGGTTTTACGATTGATTTGTAAAAATCCAAGACACAAGGCTAGACAGGGCTAA
- a CDS encoding nucleoside monophosphate kinase, producing MNIILLGPQGSGKGTQARLLCEKFGFFYFESGAYLRRIADKHLEIKTIIDSGRLVPDKEMTSYLTAFLDQEHLYDDIIFDGFPRTLDQYSFLKMWLTDKSVKIDLCIVLKIPEEETVRRLSARRQDPKTEKIYNLITDKPPEDVDINTLVQRDDDKPDAIKKRLELYKENTEPLIAEMSKTSKVVSIDGTRSISEIQTDLVKLIESFK from the coding sequence ATGAATATAATTTTGTTAGGTCCACAAGGTTCTGGAAAAGGAACACAGGCAAGACTTTTATGTGAAAAATTTGGATTCTTTTATTTTGAATCTGGTGCATATTTAAGAAGAATTGCAGATAAGCACCTTGAAATAAAGACTATTATTGACTCAGGTAGGTTGGTTCCAGATAAAGAAATGACATCTTATCTAACGGCTTTCCTAGATCAGGAACATTTATATGATGACATTATTTTTGATGGTTTTCCAAGAACTTTAGACCAATATAGCTTTTTAAAAATGTGGTTAACAGATAAGTCTGTAAAAATTGATCTCTGTATAGTTTTGAAAATTCCAGAAGAGGAAACAGTCAGAAGGTTAAGCGCCAGAAGACAAGACCCCAAAACTGAGAAGATATATAACTTAATAACCGATAAGCCACCAGAGGATGTTGATATTAACACTTTGGTTCAAAGAGACGATGACAAACCAGACGCTATCAAAAAAAGACTGGAGTTATATAAAGAAAATACCGAACCATTAATTGCTGAAATGTCAAAAACATCAAAAGTGGTGAGTATTGATGGAACAAGATCTATAAGCGAAATTCAGACCGATTTAGTTAAACTAATAGAGAGCTTCAAATGA
- the rpsM gene encoding 30S ribosomal protein S13: protein MARISGIELNDNNRIDFALTRIKGIGWAVSRKLLKSLKIDDSKRVKDFSLEELNKISSKIEEFPTEGDLIRRVRSNITRLQAIGSYRGIRHSKGLPVRGQRTKTNARTKRGKRKTVGAFKKEALAKTKTAQK from the coding sequence ATGGCAAGAATATCAGGAATAGAACTAAACGATAATAATAGAATTGATTTTGCTCTAACCCGAATTAAGGGTATAGGTTGGGCTGTTTCAAGAAAACTTCTTAAAAGTTTAAAAATTGATGACAGTAAAAGAGTTAAAGATTTTTCCCTAGAGGAATTAAATAAAATATCAAGTAAAATAGAAGAATTTCCGACTGAGGGAGACTTAATAAGAAGGGTTAGGTCAAATATTACTAGACTTCAAGCAATTGGGTCATATCGTGGTATTAGACACTCAAAAGGATTACCTGTAAGGGGTCAAAGGACCAAGACAAATGCTAGAACCAAGAGGGGCAAGAGAAAAACTGTTGGAGCTTTCAAGAAAGAAGCCTTAGCAAAAACAAAAACAGCTCAAAAATAA
- a CDS encoding DNA-directed RNA polymerase subunit alpha gives MSQPIFEIKEEKKEKNYSSLVITPLEQGYGFTLGNSLRRVLLTSLSGAAITSVKIAGVNHQFSSLSGMKEDVVEFCLNLKKVRVSYDGEKPANASLKVNTTGEVKAGDIKVPAGVTVSNPELVLAVLNKGAKLDADIIIESGTGYVPAETKSSTEIGMIPLDASFSPIVRVNYKVEETRVGRLTNYDKLTLEVWTDGTIKALDAVVEASKTLMAYFSQIVSPVKVKVEKEEVSVSDLGPVGRLSVEEIGLPTRVANALSKAGFETVDALVKADKNELVKVRNLGEKSLKIISAALGEKGVSF, from the coding sequence ATGTCGCAACCAATATTTGAAATAAAAGAAGAAAAGAAAGAAAAAAATTACTCAAGTCTAGTAATCACTCCTTTGGAGCAGGGTTACGGATTTACTTTAGGAAATTCTTTAAGGAGAGTTTTACTTACCTCCCTATCAGGTGCTGCAATAACATCAGTTAAAATTGCTGGTGTTAATCATCAATTCTCAAGTCTGTCAGGAATGAAAGAGGATGTTGTTGAATTCTGCTTAAATCTTAAAAAAGTAAGAGTATCCTATGATGGTGAAAAACCAGCAAATGCTAGTTTGAAAGTAAATACTACAGGTGAAGTTAAAGCGGGAGATATTAAAGTTCCAGCTGGAGTTACAGTATCAAATCCTGAATTAGTTTTGGCCGTTTTAAACAAGGGTGCAAAACTTGACGCTGACATAATTATAGAATCAGGAACTGGATATGTTCCAGCAGAAACAAAATCATCAACTGAAATTGGTATGATTCCACTTGATGCATCATTCTCACCAATAGTTAGGGTAAATTACAAAGTAGAAGAAACACGTGTAGGAAGATTAACTAACTACGACAAACTTACCCTAGAAGTTTGGACAGATGGAACAATTAAGGCATTAGATGCAGTAGTTGAAGCCTCAAAAACCTTGATGGCTTATTTTTCCCAGATTGTTAGCCCTGTCAAAGTCAAAGTAGAAAAGGAAGAGGTGTCAGTTAGTGACTTGGGACCAGTTGGTAGACTCTCTGTCGAAGAGATTGGTCTTCCAACAAGAGTTGCTAATGCTTTAAGTAAAGCAGGGTTTGAAACAGTTGACGCCCTAGTAAAAGCTGACAAGAATGAATTAGTTAAAGTAAGGAATTTGGGAGAAAAATCTCTTAAAATTATTTCAGCTGCACTTGGAGAGAAAGGGGTTTCGTTTTAA
- a CDS encoding ABC transporter permease produces MNTYINLIKTAIDDFKRNKIRTFLTSLGITVGVMSVVLLIALGLGLKNYIEEQFESLGANLLIVFPGSVFSEDSGAGGNFGAGFAGGANFDEKDLKSLQKVSDVKYVIPLFTKSLALSSTKTKKLGYVIGTSDDAFEALNIELVEGRQFGSGDVLGKSKKAVIGFTMAEKLFGDPELALGQTVKANDVRFNVVGLAKKKGDQQLDDGLFVPYTATYGSLNPSKTFFNIYIATTTEEKIPTVKEASKQVLLKRYNEDDFSVTEQSQILSSVNQIFGIINTILVAIGSISLFVGGIGIMNIMYATVTERTKEIGIRRAIGATEKDILSQFLTESVVLSLMGGIVGLIFSAIIVWGIRFFFPASLNLVAVLVALFVSSGIGILFGVFPARRAAKLSPIDAIRYE; encoded by the coding sequence ATGAATACTTACATAAATTTGATTAAGACAGCAATTGATGACTTTAAGAGAAATAAAATCAGAACCTTTCTAACATCTTTAGGTATCACTGTTGGAGTTATGTCTGTTGTTTTATTGATTGCCTTGGGGTTGGGACTTAAAAACTACATTGAAGAGCAGTTTGAAAGCTTGGGAGCAAACTTGCTAATTGTTTTTCCTGGTAGTGTATTCTCAGAAGATAGCGGCGCTGGTGGTAATTTTGGAGCGGGTTTTGCCGGGGGTGCAAATTTTGACGAAAAAGATTTGAAAAGTTTACAAAAAGTGAGTGATGTTAAATATGTAATACCACTTTTTACTAAGAGTTTGGCGTTATCTAGTACCAAGACAAAAAAACTTGGATATGTGATAGGCACATCAGATGACGCTTTTGAAGCTTTAAACATAGAACTTGTTGAGGGACGACAGTTTGGAAGTGGAGATGTTTTAGGAAAGTCAAAAAAGGCAGTTATAGGTTTTACGATGGCAGAAAAGTTATTTGGAGACCCAGAATTAGCATTGGGGCAAACTGTAAAAGCAAACGATGTGAGATTTAATGTTGTAGGATTGGCCAAGAAAAAAGGTGATCAACAATTGGACGATGGTTTGTTTGTCCCCTACACTGCAACATATGGTAGCCTAAATCCTTCTAAAACTTTTTTTAATATTTATATAGCCACAACGACAGAGGAAAAAATACCTACAGTTAAGGAGGCCTCAAAGCAGGTTCTACTAAAAAGATATAACGAAGATGATTTTTCTGTTACTGAGCAGTCCCAAATATTATCGTCTGTTAACCAAATATTTGGAATTATAAACACCATCTTAGTAGCCATAGGTTCAATATCGCTTTTTGTTGGGGGTATTGGGATTATGAATATAATGTATGCAACTGTGACAGAAAGGACAAAAGAAATTGGAATCAGACGTGCAATAGGTGCAACTGAAAAGGATATACTTTCTCAGTTTTTGACAGAGTCTGTTGTCTTGTCGCTTATGGGAGGGATTGTAGGTTTAATCTTTTCTGCAATAATTGTTTGGGGTATTAGATTTTTCTTCCCAGCAAGTTTAAATTTAGTTGCAGTTTTGGTAGCACTTTTTGTTTCGTCAGGAATAGGAATATTATTTGGAGTATTTCCTGCCCGTCGTGCAGCAAAACTATCACCAATTGATGCGATAAGGTATGAATAA